A single genomic interval of Sphingobacteriales bacterium harbors:
- a CDS encoding sigma-70 family RNA polymerase sigma factor: MSKEEGTNFIAAFRQNNTALIEAARKTLQPRMVAYLTRYKHLIKGNIFDEAEEWVAEGINTFWELCQNPDFTLTGSHLAYLWVTCKNKWLDHLRRKKNFLTLPIDSLPNLETIEQTDNQIKLELPNIIDDLQQKVLETINNKLSLNCKQLFYWRYVDHKNFKTIAQKLNTSETAARQRFFNCKLNMEKIFPENIQQVIANITPTTLAELLSATKFLDDWASEFSI, encoded by the coding sequence ATGAGTAAAGAGGAAGGAACAAATTTTATAGCGGCGTTCAGGCAAAATAATACTGCCCTTATTGAAGCCGCCCGTAAAACATTACAGCCAAGAATGGTAGCCTACTTAACGAGGTACAAACATTTAATTAAAGGCAATATTTTTGATGAGGCCGAAGAATGGGTGGCCGAAGGAATTAATACTTTTTGGGAGCTTTGCCAAAATCCGGATTTTACTTTAACCGGCTCGCATTTAGCCTATTTATGGGTAACTTGTAAAAACAAATGGCTCGACCACCTACGGCGGAAAAAAAACTTTTTAACTTTGCCAATTGACAGTTTACCTAACCTCGAAACTATAGAACAAACCGACAATCAGATAAAATTAGAATTACCAAATATAATTGACGATTTACAGCAAAAAGTACTCGAAACTATAAACAACAAACTAAGCCTAAACTGCAAACAACTTTTTTATTGGCGATACGTTGATCATAAAAATTTTAAAACTATTGCGCAAAAACTTAACACTTCAGAAACCGCCGCCCGGCAACGATTTTTTAACTGCAAATTGAATATGGAAAAAATTTTTCCGGAAAATATACAACAAGTTATTGCCAATATAACTCCTACCACATTAGCCGAACTTTTATCGGCAACCAAATTTTTAGACGATTGGGCTTCAGAGTTTAGCATCTAA
- a CDS encoding fumarylacetoacetate hydrolase family protein codes for MKLISYYNQTDQLEQAAILVGSMAYDLNLLDKELPPTMAEFLFGEDETMVLAKAYDAQIKAGNKVRATPKPIQSLALLAPVPHPPSLRDAYAFRQHVAAGRRNRGLDMIPEFDEFPVFYFSNHHAINGPGDIAVMPDHLHQLDFELEIAAVIGWAGYNIRAEEADDFIAGFIVMNDFSARLLQMIEMKLNLGPAKGKDFATALGPYLVTPDELQAFVCPTPKGHIGKQYNLKMQCKVNGALVSQGSTADMNWTFAEIIERISYGTEMYPGEIIGSGTVGTGCFLELNGTAKHQNPNAFENWLKLGDEVELSIEGLGVLYNRIIKSEDDFSILAQQKKFRK; via the coding sequence ATGAAACTTATAAGCTACTATAACCAAACCGACCAATTAGAACAAGCCGCTATTTTAGTAGGTAGCATGGCCTACGATTTAAACCTTTTAGACAAAGAACTGCCCCCCACTATGGCCGAGTTTTTGTTTGGCGAAGATGAAACAATGGTGCTTGCCAAAGCCTACGATGCACAAATTAAAGCCGGCAACAAAGTTCGGGCAACACCCAAGCCCATTCAGTCGTTAGCTTTACTTGCGCCCGTACCGCACCCCCCCTCGCTGCGCGATGCCTATGCTTTCAGGCAGCATGTAGCCGCTGGCCGCCGCAACAGGGGTTTAGATATGATTCCGGAATTTGATGAGTTTCCGGTTTTTTATTTCAGCAACCACCACGCTATTAATGGTCCTGGCGATATTGCCGTAATGCCCGACCATTTGCATCAACTTGATTTTGAATTAGAAATTGCCGCCGTTATAGGATGGGCGGGGTATAATATACGCGCCGAAGAAGCCGATGATTTTATTGCCGGATTTATAGTGATGAACGATTTTAGCGCACGACTTTTACAAATGATCGAAATGAAACTTAACCTTGGACCAGCCAAAGGTAAAGATTTTGCCACCGCCTTAGGCCCCTACTTGGTTACACCCGATGAATTACAGGCCTTTGTTTGCCCCACACCTAAAGGACATATTGGCAAACAGTATAATTTAAAAATGCAATGCAAAGTAAACGGAGCGTTGGTTTCGCAGGGAAGCACTGCCGATATGAACTGGACGTTTGCCGAAATTATTGAGCGCATTAGTTATGGCACCGAAATGTATCCGGGCGAAATAATTGGCTCGGGAACTGTTGGCACCGGATGTTTCTTAGAGTTAAACGGTACTGCCAAACATCAAAACCCAAATGCGTTCGAAAATTGGCTAAAATTAGGCGACGAGGTAGAACTTTCAATCGAAGGTTTAGGCGTACTTTATAACCGCATTATTAAAAGCGAAGACGACTTTTCAATTTTAGCACAACAAAAAAAATTCCGGAAATAA
- a CDS encoding tyrosine-type recombinase/integrase — MSKDASLFNLLGGFLIYLEKEKRFSAHTLIAYQNDLKQFMVFISGKFPDNAANTINPEQITPKHIRSWLARLMAQGYHPASVARKLSSIKALYWYLQKRHNCPVNPAQSVKTPKKPQQLPAWIEQPRMEQLFDASTDFFAPNFKGQTEYLILDLLYATGIRRSELTQLKITDLDAANGILHINGKRNKQRNIPISQRLSQALQHYILYVRNERFKDSADHSLFLTNLGNSIYPEYVYRIVRKYLNYITTQKHRSPHTIRHTTATHLLDQGGDLNAIKDLLGHSSLASTQVYTHNTIEKLKQVYQKAHPKGEG, encoded by the coding sequence ATGAGCAAAGACGCAAGTTTGTTTAATTTGTTAGGTGGTTTTTTAATTTATTTGGAAAAAGAGAAAAGATTTTCGGCTCACACCCTTATTGCCTATCAAAATGATTTGAAGCAATTTATGGTTTTTATTTCCGGAAAATTTCCGGATAATGCAGCCAACACTATTAATCCCGAACAAATTACACCCAAGCACATACGCAGTTGGTTGGCCAGGTTAATGGCGCAAGGTTACCATCCGGCAAGCGTAGCTCGTAAATTATCAAGTATAAAGGCATTGTATTGGTATTTACAAAAACGGCATAATTGTCCGGTAAATCCTGCACAGTCAGTAAAAACACCCAAAAAACCTCAACAACTGCCTGCCTGGATAGAGCAACCACGCATGGAACAATTATTTGATGCCAGTACCGACTTTTTTGCCCCTAATTTTAAAGGTCAAACCGAGTATTTAATATTAGACCTTTTATATGCAACTGGCATAAGGCGCAGCGAACTAACCCAGCTAAAAATAACCGATTTAGATGCGGCAAACGGTATTTTGCATATTAACGGCAAACGAAACAAGCAGCGCAACATACCCATAAGCCAAAGACTAAGTCAAGCCCTGCAACATTATATACTATATGTGCGAAATGAGCGTTTTAAAGACAGTGCCGACCACTCACTTTTTTTAACAAATTTGGGGAACTCAATATATCCCGAATATGTTTACCGGATTGTAAGGAAGTACCTTAACTATATAACCACTCAAAAACATCGTAGCCCCCATACTATACGCCATACAACTGCCACACACCTGTTAGACCAAGGCGGCGACCTAAATGCCATAAAAGATTTACTTGGCCATAGTTCGTTAGCATCAACACAGGTTTACACCCACAACACCATCGAAAAATTAAAACAAGTTTACCAAAAAGCACATCCAAAAGGCGAGGGCTAA
- a CDS encoding dodecin domain-containing protein, translating into MSVLKVIEVLSNSTKSWEDATATGIAKASESVHGIKSAYVQDQSVVVSSGKITEYRVTLKITFEVD; encoded by the coding sequence ATGTCTGTTTTAAAAGTTATCGAAGTTTTGTCGAATTCTACAAAAAGTTGGGAAGATGCCACCGCTACGGGCATTGCAAAGGCAAGTGAAAGTGTGCATGGCATAAAGTCGGCATACGTGCAAGACCAAAGCGTAGTAGTAAGCAGTGGCAAAATTACCGAGTACCGCGTAACCTTAAAAATTACTTTTGAGGTAGATTAA
- a CDS encoding S8 family serine peptidase — translation MPNQTQQNLDLTVPEKPFQLPGLELAVLLTQASSFIRVNEARNQFNVSGKNYNVAVIDTGINPNHVDFTGRIITQKNFTADNNANPNDATDGHGHGTNVSGIAVANGVHIGIAPQAGIIPIKTFANDGGSNTVILTNALQWVLDNYKKYNISVVNLSLGAKGSNLTHENDYLNEPVTQIIKKLAQKRVVCVIAAGNSFFDLQSKQGMGYPAIIKECISVGAVYDSGGMVYKIGGTEAKSGPGRITPFSQRLHESINKAHRTDIFAPGAPITSSGIKTPQSSSTQSGTSQATPVVAGMVLLLQDFYGQIAKAANNQGIFTNPLPSVNLLISCLRGGGVVINDGDDEVDNVQNTGLNFIRLDAVGALTAMQNRFAMFFSSNRDFQSSEDCITERGGVKTNCNFDYTYLLDDEVEQN, via the coding sequence ATGCCTAACCAAACACAACAAAATTTAGACTTAACCGTTCCCGAAAAACCTTTTCAGCTACCCGGATTAGAATTAGCAGTTTTATTAACTCAAGCCAGCTCGTTCATTCGTGTCAATGAGGCTCGAAACCAATTTAACGTATCCGGAAAAAATTATAATGTTGCCGTTATTGACACCGGTATCAACCCAAACCACGTTGATTTTACCGGAAGAATTATCACACAAAAAAACTTCACCGCCGACAACAACGCCAACCCAAACGATGCTACCGACGGGCATGGCCATGGTACAAATGTAAGTGGTATAGCCGTAGCAAATGGCGTTCATATTGGCATTGCGCCACAAGCGGGCATTATACCCATAAAGACCTTTGCAAATGACGGTGGTTCAAACACTGTAATACTTACCAATGCCTTACAATGGGTGCTCGATAATTACAAAAAATACAATATATCTGTTGTCAATTTATCGTTAGGCGCTAAGGGTAGTAATCTTACACATGAAAATGACTATTTAAACGAACCTGTAACACAAATAATTAAAAAATTAGCCCAAAAACGGGTGGTTTGTGTTATAGCCGCCGGAAATAGCTTTTTTGACCTCCAAAGCAAACAGGGCATGGGCTACCCTGCCATAATTAAAGAGTGTATTAGCGTAGGTGCCGTTTACGACTCGGGCGGTATGGTGTATAAAATTGGTGGCACCGAAGCTAAAAGTGGCCCCGGACGCATTACCCCTTTTTCGCAAAGGCTGCATGAAAGCATCAATAAAGCCCACCGAACCGATATTTTTGCCCCCGGAGCGCCTATTACCTCGTCGGGCATTAAAACACCACAAAGCAGTTCAACACAATCGGGCACCAGCCAAGCTACGCCAGTTGTTGCGGGTATGGTACTGCTTTTACAAGATTTTTACGGTCAAATTGCAAAAGCCGCCAATAACCAAGGCATTTTTACGAATCCCTTACCTTCGGTTAATTTATTGATAAGTTGTTTACGTGGCGGCGGTGTTGTAATTAATGACGGAGATGACGAAGTGGACAATGTACAAAATACCGGACTTAATTTTATTCGCCTCGATGCCGTTGGCGCGCTAACCGCCATGCAAAACAGGTTTGCTATGTTTTTTTCGTCAAACCGAGACTTTCAAAGCAGCGAAGATTGTATTACCGAACGCGGCGGCGTTAAAACAAACTGCAATTTTGATTACACGTATCTGTTAGACGACGAGGTAGAACAAAATTAG
- a CDS encoding D-alanine--D-alanine ligase → MRIGIFFGGQSREREISFAGGRTVFDNLDKSLFTAVPIFIDSFGNFILLQWQYIYKGSIRDFYPPANTLPQSPNKFQIYAESLNPQQATAAASQIGTIIYPHQLSQYIDFAFLCLHGANGEDGSIQGILQWAGIPYTASGILPSAIGMSKAFQKATMPGGGFATPRHYIIRMREALQNPEKWQQLYQQALEAVGGQQMVIRPSNQGSSIGARFLRQHSLELFKKYVLDAAFIAQITYKEWQKFTLTDKIKWVAQQTDIREGVGLPAQIIPPEQQTTLTDASAKILYHPETLLNYIEAYFNQPIPPQTLLLQGFERETEIICEEFLHGQEFSCIVVRNNNGQPIALPPTEIVKNTDLYDYRSKYLPGMSRKLTPIRLPQHLVNAIRSECVKLFTFFRFEVYARIDGFINTDGRIYLNDPNTTSGMLPSSFFFHQAAEIGLNPSQFITFIIRNSLAERQHLGRNLPQLTAQLQHLDAKIEALRTAKSKKINVAVIMGGWSSERHISVESGRNIYEKLASSDKYAPFPVFLTGSADDMQLFRIPVNIMLKDNADDIKEKVDFYSANALIESIKTECAAITATYAPNAQMGAPIRLSFAQLKAQTDVVFIALHGRPGEDGYLQIELEKIGLPYNGSGVESSQLTIDKYATNQLLAKNGIAIAQQYLVQKTAWLQNPNAVYTDLEQRYGYPFIAKPTDDGCSSAVKKIKNERELAAYCSLIFREELKLLPQPAEVLRLKPNEEFPQKTVFLAERLIEKEPDDLHFLEVTGGLLTKYPEEKNITTLQFEMFEPSETLAADEVLSLEEKFLAGEGQNITPARYAKTPNEQQRISAQVRQTLQKAAQLANVCGYARIDAFVKISANGQVTTIPIEINSLPGMTPATAIFHQCALAGYTPYQFIDAILQFALQKASAK, encoded by the coding sequence ATGCGCATAGGAATTTTTTTTGGAGGGCAAAGCCGCGAACGCGAAATATCGTTTGCCGGGGGCCGTACGGTTTTTGATAATTTAGACAAATCGCTGTTTACCGCCGTACCTATATTTATTGACTCGTTTGGCAATTTTATTTTGTTGCAATGGCAATACATCTATAAAGGCAGCATCCGCGACTTTTACCCCCCCGCCAACACTCTGCCCCAATCGCCCAACAAATTTCAAATTTATGCCGAGTCGCTTAACCCCCAACAAGCCACTGCTGCTGCCAGTCAAATAGGCACTATCATTTACCCCCACCAACTTTCACAATACATTGATTTTGCCTTTTTATGCCTGCACGGCGCAAATGGCGAAGACGGCAGCATACAGGGCATTTTACAATGGGCGGGCATTCCATACACAGCATCGGGCATTTTACCTTCGGCGATAGGCATGAGCAAAGCTTTTCAAAAGGCAACTATGCCCGGAGGCGGATTTGCCACCCCGCGCCACTATATCATCCGGATGCGCGAAGCGCTGCAAAATCCTGAAAAATGGCAGCAACTCTACCAACAAGCCCTTGAGGCGGTAGGTGGCCAGCAAATGGTCATTCGCCCCTCCAACCAAGGCAGTAGTATAGGCGCAAGGTTTTTAAGGCAACACAGCCTCGAACTGTTTAAAAAATATGTGCTCGATGCCGCATTTATAGCCCAAATTACCTACAAAGAATGGCAAAAATTTACCCTTACCGATAAAATAAAATGGGTAGCACAGCAAACCGATATTCGCGAAGGGGTAGGCCTGCCCGCACAAATAATTCCGCCAGAACAACAAACAACCCTAACCGACGCAAGTGCAAAAATACTATACCACCCCGAGACTTTATTAAACTATATTGAAGCGTATTTTAACCAGCCCATACCACCCCAAACCCTGCTGTTGCAAGGCTTTGAACGCGAAACCGAAATAATTTGCGAAGAGTTTTTGCATGGCCAAGAGTTTTCGTGCATTGTAGTGCGCAATAACAACGGCCAGCCCATTGCCTTGCCCCCTACCGAAATTGTAAAAAACACCGATTTGTACGATTATCGTTCGAAATATTTGCCCGGAATGTCGCGCAAACTAACACCCATTCGTTTGCCGCAGCATTTGGTTAATGCCATTCGCAGCGAGTGTGTAAAACTGTTTACCTTTTTTAGGTTCGAGGTGTATGCACGTATTGATGGGTTTATTAATACAGACGGGCGCATTTACCTAAACGACCCCAACACCACATCGGGCATGTTGCCCAGCTCGTTCTTTTTTCATCAGGCAGCCGAAATTGGGCTAAACCCTTCGCAGTTTATTACTTTTATTATTCGTAATTCGTTGGCCGAGCGGCAGCATTTAGGCCGAAATTTACCCCAACTTACCGCGCAATTACAACATTTAGATGCAAAAATTGAAGCCCTTAGAACAGCAAAATCCAAAAAAATAAACGTAGCTGTAATTATGGGAGGCTGGTCAAGCGAACGCCATATTTCGGTAGAAAGTGGCCGCAATATTTACGAAAAATTGGCCTCGAGCGATAAATATGCCCCCTTTCCGGTATTTTTAACCGGAAGTGCCGATGACATGCAATTATTCCGGATTCCAGTAAATATAATGCTTAAAGATAATGCAGACGATATTAAAGAAAAAGTTGACTTTTACTCGGCAAACGCACTTATTGAATCTATAAAAACCGAATGCGCCGCTATAACAGCTACTTATGCCCCTAATGCACAAATGGGCGCGCCTATACGCCTAAGTTTTGCCCAGCTAAAAGCACAAACAGATGTGGTATTTATTGCCCTACATGGCCGCCCTGGTGAAGATGGCTACTTACAAATTGAACTCGAAAAAATAGGGCTGCCCTATAACGGGTCGGGGGTCGAAAGCTCGCAACTTACTATTGATAAATACGCAACCAACCAACTATTAGCCAAAAATGGTATTGCCATTGCGCAACAGTATTTGGTACAAAAAACTGCTTGGCTGCAAAACCCTAATGCCGTTTATACCGACCTTGAGCAGCGTTACGGCTACCCGTTTATTGCCAAACCAACAGACGACGGCTGTAGCAGCGCAGTTAAAAAGATTAAAAATGAGCGCGAACTGGCTGCCTATTGTAGCCTAATTTTTAGAGAGGAGCTCAAACTACTACCTCAACCCGCCGAGGTGTTGCGTCTGAAACCTAACGAGGAATTTCCGCAAAAAACCGTTTTTCTGGCCGAGCGATTAATAGAAAAAGAGCCCGACGACCTACATTTTTTAGAAGTTACAGGCGGGTTGCTCACAAAATATCCGGAGGAGAAAAATATTACTACGCTGCAATTCGAAATGTTTGAACCTTCAGAAACTTTGGCAGCCGATGAGGTGCTGTCGCTCGAAGAAAAATTTTTGGCTGGCGAAGGGCAAAATATAACCCCTGCGCGCTATGCTAAAACCCCTAACGAGCAGCAACGCATATCGGCACAGGTGCGGCAAACCTTGCAAAAAGCGGCGCAATTAGCTAATGTTTGCGGCTACGCCCGTATTGATGCCTTTGTAAAAATAAGTGCCAATGGCCAGGTAACCACCATTCCGATAGAAATAAACTCGTTGCCCGGCATGACCCCCGCAACCGCTATTTTTCATCAGTGCGCTTTAGCAGGCTACACGCCCTACCAATTTATAGATGCAATTTTACAGTTTGCTTTACAGAAAGCATCGGCCAAATAA
- a CDS encoding SurA N-terminal domain-containing protein → MALISKIRQRVGLLVFLIALAIVMFLVMDAFDSRTGIFGSGAGMYAGTVDGEKISMQDYENKAQQVIDNRGNDVTEADRLQMRESAWDNMVQESIAQRQYKLLGLDITDDELRALFTDEKNLHPSLRQATLFFDETGKFSIEKMREYVNSFNDENVADAAERRARWKSFEESVYAEQLRKRYTSLIKKAVYTPAFFAQENNRETGQKADIRYVLVPYETVADADITVTDSDLKSYISQNANLYQNKFDTRNIAYLSFPVEASQADRLKLENEMREKAEQMKTTTDIDNFMQVQFSDTPYDSLYKTKDQLTTSVKDTLFTFEAGTVYGPYFEANSYRLAKILDKKMVADSAQIRQIVRRPNTKEAFEADKKIIDSLLAVVKNGGDFAALAAQFSQDEGSKTQGGKLPYTKFGGFNGNVLNNAIFAKQQQGDIFKIIAEDGVYIVEILNAKPSKQALKLAILTKNIEASQATTDSIYNTASAIVTANKTYEELKSAAQQRGLTLKDATDLKRSDYNIPGLGVANDVVAWAFKGKLNSVSESVFQINGKNENGSAKTDYVIAALTGVKTKGLSTPEDVRAKVEPLVKRQKKMAQIAAKIGSAATLDEVASATSQQVQTAVGLDFKSPNLPNIGREPKLQGTIFGLQPKQVSKPIEGEKGVYVVELSSLTDAPQSGDITQQKANLNNMARQPVDMSVLPALVKKADITDNRFAVRR, encoded by the coding sequence ATGGCTTTAATTAGTAAAATTCGCCAACGGGTTGGTCTGTTGGTATTTCTTATTGCGCTTGCTATCGTTATGTTTTTGGTAATGGATGCCTTCGACTCGCGCACAGGTATATTTGGCAGCGGTGCGGGTATGTACGCGGGCACCGTAGATGGAGAAAAAATATCCATGCAAGACTACGAAAACAAAGCCCAGCAGGTAATTGATAACCGCGGCAACGATGTTACCGAAGCTGACCGCCTACAAATGCGCGAATCGGCGTGGGATAATATGGTACAAGAATCAATTGCCCAGCGCCAGTACAAGCTGTTGGGGCTCGACATTACAGACGATGAGTTGCGCGCACTGTTTACCGACGAAAAAAACCTGCATCCGTCTTTAAGGCAGGCAACACTTTTTTTTGACGAAACCGGAAAATTCAGCATCGAAAAAATGCGCGAATACGTCAACTCATTTAACGACGAAAACGTTGCCGATGCCGCCGAACGCCGCGCCCGTTGGAAAAGTTTTGAAGAGTCGGTTTATGCCGAACAACTTCGCAAGCGTTATACTTCGCTTATTAAAAAAGCAGTTTATACTCCCGCGTTTTTTGCCCAAGAAAACAACCGCGAAACAGGGCAAAAAGCCGATATTCGTTACGTGTTAGTACCCTACGAAACCGTAGCCGACGCCGATATTACTGTAACTGACAGCGATTTAAAATCTTATATCAGCCAAAACGCCAACCTTTATCAAAATAAATTTGATACCCGCAACATTGCGTATCTTAGTTTTCCGGTAGAGGCCTCGCAAGCCGACCGCCTTAAATTAGAAAACGAAATGCGCGAAAAAGCCGAACAAATGAAAACGACCACCGATATTGACAATTTTATGCAGGTGCAGTTTTCAGATACCCCATACGATTCGTTGTATAAAACCAAAGACCAATTGACTACATCGGTTAAAGACACCTTGTTTACCTTTGAAGCCGGAACAGTTTATGGCCCTTATTTTGAAGCCAACTCATATAGGCTTGCTAAAATACTCGATAAAAAAATGGTGGCCGACTCTGCCCAAATCCGGCAAATTGTAAGACGCCCCAACACTAAGGAAGCATTTGAAGCAGACAAAAAAATAATTGACAGCCTTCTTGCAGTTGTTAAAAATGGTGGCGATTTTGCTGCCTTAGCTGCACAGTTCTCGCAAGACGAAGGCTCAAAGACACAAGGCGGTAAACTGCCCTATACCAAATTCGGTGGCTTTAATGGCAATGTTTTAAATAATGCAATCTTTGCCAAGCAACAACAAGGCGATATATTTAAAATTATAGCAGAGGATGGCGTTTATATTGTCGAAATTTTAAATGCTAAACCCAGCAAACAAGCCTTAAAATTGGCTATATTAACTAAAAATATAGAAGCCAGCCAAGCTACTACCGACTCTATATACAATACAGCATCGGCCATAGTAACGGCAAATAAAACCTACGAAGAACTTAAGTCGGCAGCGCAACAACGCGGCCTTACCTTAAAAGATGCAACCGACCTTAAACGAAGCGATTATAATATACCCGGACTTGGTGTTGCTAATGATGTAGTGGCTTGGGCATTTAAAGGGAAACTGAATAGCGTTAGTGAGTCGGTCTTCCAAATTAACGGGAAAAACGAAAATGGCAGTGCTAAAACGGATTATGTAATTGCTGCTTTAACCGGAGTTAAAACCAAGGGTTTATCCACCCCCGAAGATGTGAGAGCAAAAGTTGAACCTTTGGTAAAACGCCAAAAGAAAATGGCACAAATTGCCGCTAAAATTGGAAGCGCAGCTACCCTAGATGAAGTTGCCAGCGCAACAAGCCAACAAGTGCAAACTGCTGTCGGCTTAGACTTTAAATCGCCAAACTTGCCAAATATTGGGCGCGAACCCAAATTGCAAGGCACTATTTTTGGTTTACAGCCCAAACAAGTATCAAAACCTATTGAAGGCGAAAAAGGCGTGTACGTTGTTGAGCTAAGTTCGCTAACTGACGCCCCACAAAGTGGCGATATTACTCAACAAAAAGCTAATTTGAACAATATGGCACGCCAACCGGTTGATATGAGCGTATTGCCCGCCTTAGTTAAAAAAGCCGACATCACAGACAATCGCTTTGCTGTTCGCCGTTAA